The Rhodopseudomonas palustris genome window below encodes:
- a CDS encoding bifunctional transaldolase/phosoglucose isomerase — translation MNPVKALEQHGQAIWLDFLARGFIAKGDLKKLIDDDGVKGVTSNPSIFEKAIGSSDEYDGAIGAALARGDRSVGELYEAVAVEDIQHAADVLRPTYDKLKGRDGFVSLEVSPYLALDTKATIVEAERLWGAVKRENLMVKVPATRQGLPAIKHLISKGISVNVTLLFSQKVYVEVAEAYLSGLEALIASGGDPAHVASVASFFVSRIDSAIDKEIDDKIAKANGPAEKARLEKLKGKVAIANAKLAYQDYKRLFSGDRWKKLELCGAKPQRLLWASTGTKNKAYSDVLYIEELIGRDTVNTVPPATFDAFRDHGKPRASLEENVDDARAVLKDLDNIGISLDAITDRLVTEGVQLFADAFDKLLGAVAFKRETVLASGIDTQEFALAPELAKAVKDHGEDWRNAGKIRRLWDRDKSVWTGTDEDKWLGWLNSAAAEKAKLADYTEFAKWVKARGFTDAVVLGMGGSSLGPEVLAKTFAQQPGFPKLHVLDSTDPAQVRTLEHSVTLGTTLFIVSSKSGGTTEPNVMKDYFFARVGETVGADKAGQHFVAVTDPGSSMEKVATEAKFARIFHGDPTIGGRYSVLSPFGMVPAAAAGVDLGRLLDVTLTMVRSCGPDVPPQENPGVQLGLAMGCAGLEGRDKVTITSSKAIADFGAWAEQLIAESTGKDGKGLIPIDGEPLAEPSIYGSDRLFIDLRTANESDAAHDAKLAALEQAGHPVVRIVLKSPDAIGQEFFRFELATAVAGSILGINPFNQPDVESAKIKTRELTAAFETSGALPPEKPALTTADADLYTDESNAAALRKAGADGTLGSWIKAHLARTQGGDYVALLAYIERNAAHIDKLQSMRLAVRDARHLATCAEFGPRFLHSTGQAYKGGPDSGVFLQITSDDANDLAVPGQTASFGVIKAAQARGDFDVLTERGRRALRVHIKGDLGAGLKSLDQAIRDALN, via the coding sequence ATGAACCCCGTCAAAGCGCTCGAACAACACGGCCAGGCAATCTGGCTGGATTTCCTGGCCCGCGGCTTTATCGCCAAGGGCGACCTGAAGAAGCTGATCGACGACGACGGCGTGAAGGGTGTGACATCCAACCCGTCGATCTTCGAAAAGGCGATCGGCTCCTCGGACGAATATGACGGCGCGATCGGCGCGGCGCTGGCGCGGGGTGACCGCTCAGTCGGCGAGTTGTACGAGGCGGTCGCGGTCGAGGACATTCAGCACGCCGCCGATGTGCTGCGCCCGACCTACGATAAGCTGAAAGGTCGCGACGGCTTCGTCAGTCTGGAAGTCTCGCCCTATCTGGCGCTCGACACCAAGGCGACCATCGTCGAGGCCGAGCGGCTGTGGGGCGCGGTGAAGCGCGAAAATCTGATGGTCAAGGTCCCGGCCACGCGGCAGGGCCTGCCGGCGATCAAGCACCTGATTTCCAAGGGCATCAGCGTCAACGTCACGCTGCTGTTCTCGCAGAAAGTCTATGTCGAGGTCGCGGAAGCCTATCTCTCCGGTCTTGAAGCGCTGATTGCGAGCGGCGGTGACCCGGCGCACGTCGCCAGCGTCGCCAGTTTCTTCGTCAGCCGGATCGACAGCGCGATCGACAAGGAAATCGACGACAAGATCGCCAAGGCGAACGGTCCTGCCGAGAAGGCCCGGCTGGAGAAGCTGAAGGGCAAGGTCGCGATCGCCAACGCCAAGCTCGCCTATCAGGACTACAAGCGGTTGTTCTCCGGCGATCGCTGGAAGAAGCTCGAACTGTGCGGCGCCAAGCCGCAACGGCTGCTGTGGGCCTCGACCGGCACCAAGAACAAAGCCTACAGCGACGTTCTCTATATCGAAGAGCTGATCGGCCGCGACACCGTCAACACAGTGCCCCCGGCGACGTTCGACGCCTTCCGCGATCATGGCAAGCCGCGCGCCAGCCTCGAGGAAAACGTCGACGACGCCCGCGCTGTGTTGAAGGATCTCGACAATATCGGGATTTCGCTGGATGCGATCACCGACAGGCTGGTCACCGAAGGCGTGCAGTTGTTCGCCGATGCGTTCGACAAACTGCTCGGTGCGGTGGCGTTCAAGCGCGAGACGGTACTCGCCAGCGGCATCGACACGCAGGAGTTCGCGCTCGCTCCGGAGCTTGCGAAAGCCGTCAAGGATCATGGCGAAGACTGGCGCAACGCCGGCAAGATCCGGCGGCTGTGGGATCGTGATAAGTCGGTGTGGACCGGCACCGACGAAGACAAATGGCTTGGCTGGCTGAATTCGGCCGCGGCTGAAAAGGCCAAGCTGGCCGACTACACCGAATTCGCCAAATGGGTGAAGGCGCGCGGCTTCACCGATGCCGTCGTGCTCGGCATGGGGGGATCGAGCCTCGGCCCGGAAGTGCTGGCCAAGACCTTCGCACAGCAGCCGGGCTTCCCGAAGCTGCACGTGTTGGACTCGACCGATCCGGCGCAGGTGCGCACGCTGGAGCACAGCGTCACGCTCGGAACCACATTGTTCATCGTATCATCGAAGTCCGGCGGCACCACCGAGCCGAACGTGATGAAGGATTACTTCTTCGCCCGCGTCGGCGAGACCGTCGGCGCCGACAAGGCCGGCCAGCATTTCGTCGCGGTCACCGATCCTGGCTCTTCGATGGAAAAGGTCGCGACCGAAGCGAAGTTCGCCCGGATCTTCCACGGCGATCCGACCATCGGCGGTCGCTATTCGGTGCTGTCGCCGTTCGGCATGGTGCCCGCCGCCGCGGCCGGAGTCGACCTCGGCCGACTACTCGACGTGACGCTGACCATGGTCCGCTCCTGCGGGCCCGACGTGCCGCCGCAGGAGAACCCGGGCGTGCAGCTCGGCCTCGCGATGGGCTGCGCCGGCCTCGAAGGTCGCGACAAGGTGACGATCACCTCGTCGAAGGCGATCGCCGATTTCGGCGCCTGGGCCGAGCAACTGATCGCGGAATCGACCGGCAAGGACGGCAAGGGCCTGATCCCGATCGACGGCGAGCCGCTGGCCGAGCCGTCGATCTACGGCAGCGACCGGCTGTTCATCGACCTGCGCACCGCGAACGAGAGTGACGCCGCGCATGACGCCAAGCTCGCCGCGCTCGAACAGGCCGGACATCCGGTGGTGCGGATCGTGCTGAAATCACCCGACGCTATCGGCCAGGAGTTCTTCCGCTTCGAACTCGCCACCGCCGTGGCAGGCTCCATCCTCGGTATCAACCCGTTCAACCAGCCGGATGTCGAATCCGCCAAGATCAAGACCCGCGAACTCACCGCGGCGTTCGAGACCTCCGGTGCATTGCCGCCCGAGAAGCCCGCGCTGACGACGGCGGACGCCGATCTCTACACCGACGAGTCCAACGCCGCGGCGCTGCGCAAGGCCGGCGCCGACGGCACGCTGGGCTCGTGGATCAAGGCGCATCTCGCGCGCACGCAGGGTGGCGATTATGTCGCGCTGCTGGCCTATATCGAGCGCAATGCGGCGCATATCGACAAGCTGCAGTCGATGCGGCTCGCGGTGCGCGACGCCAGGCATCTGGCGACCTGCGCCGAATTCGGCCCGCGCTTCCTGCACTCCACCGGCCAGGCCTATAAAGGCGGCCCGGACAGCGGCGTTTTCCTGCAGATCACCTCTGACGACGCCAACGACCTCGCCGTCCCCGGCCAGACCGCCAGCTTCGGCGTGATCAAGGCGGCGCAGGCCCGCGGCGATTTCGACGTGCTGACGGAACGTGGCCGCCGCGCGCTGCGCGTCCACATTAAGGGCGACCTCGGCGCCGGATTGAAGTCGCTGGATCAGGCGATCCGCGAC